In Desulfatirhabdium butyrativorans DSM 18734, one genomic interval encodes:
- a CDS encoding hydrogenase iron-sulfur subunit, which yields MEIYEPTIVAFVCNWCTYTAADLAGTSRLEYPKNIRLIRVMCTGMVDPQYVIKALLEGADAVLVSGCHPGDCHYINGNFKARRRMKLLQEILPRFGFDRNRLRLTWIGASDGIRFVEIMHNITRQVRELGPTGMRNVVGF from the coding sequence ATGGAAATCTATGAACCAACCATCGTGGCGTTCGTCTGCAACTGGTGCACCTATACCGCTGCCGACCTGGCGGGGACATCCCGGCTCGAATATCCGAAAAACATCCGCCTGATCCGGGTGATGTGCACCGGAATGGTAGATCCGCAATACGTGATCAAGGCGCTGCTGGAGGGAGCCGATGCCGTTCTGGTCAGCGGATGTCATCCGGGGGATTGCCATTACATCAACGGCAATTTCAAGGCCAGAAGGCGGATGAAACTGCTGCAGGAAATCCTGCCGCGTTTCGGATTTGACCGCAACCGGCTCCGGCTGACCTGGATCGGAGCGAGCGACGGCATCCGATTCGTTGAAATCATGCACAACATCACCCGTCAGGTGCGGGAACTCGGGCCGACCGGTATGCGGAACGTTGTGGGATTCTAA